Proteins encoded by one window of Cheilinus undulatus linkage group 13, ASM1832078v1, whole genome shotgun sequence:
- the gpbp1l1 gene encoding vasculin-like protein 1: MAQHDFVPAWLNFSTPQPAKSPAANLEKQGEPHLHRDGRTAVSRRRHNSSDGFFNNGSLRAPAGDGWQQPSLLLRHDSVDSGVAKGGHGGLAGGSCWKETPSWHGAPRGAQDGHHHQGRHPKRVGGDRDRQGGHRQRNGNFHPRKGTSYQDKFPNEERKDGKDDKLKFVEEDFPSLNPETTGKPGTQMRAVAPHAGVWENPPSGKQMVSKMLVIKKVSKEDPSTAFSAGFATAGALPTNGSKAPITGSSVYKNLVPKPAVAPTKSTQWKSGGREITKSGLHMPGRDSVFTSPVSAAKPSTPVSAPQHNTPKEHPSSTTPPIDIAPSRLKLMRRGPDRKSEFLRALKDEGTGELTTSSSPGTSGEGESSTPEPKAYSEEVCHENGLSYSLSDSDTEHLSSSLEAEHRLLKAMGWQEYPENDDNFLPLTEDELREFQTKTEQLKRNGMQRNGALPRARGVTLHFTPWRSVAEANVEEGSESETSSSSQTSDDDDCIKS, translated from the exons ATGGCGCAGCATGACTTTGTCCCTGCCTGGCTTAACTTCTCCACGCCCCAGCCTGCCAAG TCCCCTGCTGCCAACCTTGAGAAACAAGGTGAGCCCCACCTCCACAGAGACGGCAGAACTGCTGTGAGTCGCCGCCGCCACAATTCCTCTGATGGCTTCTTCAACAATGGCTCCCTGCGTGCTCCAGCAG gtGATGGTTGGCAGCAGCCCTCTCTGCTCCTGAGACATGACTCAGTGGACTCGGGGGTGGCCAAAGGAGGACATGGTGGGCTGGCGGGGGGCTCCTGTTGGAAGGAAACACCTAGCTGGCACGGAGCTCCGCGGGGAGCCCAGGATGGCCACCACCACCAGGGACGCCACCCCAAACGGGTAGGAGGAGACAGGGACAGGCAGGGGGGGCACCGGCAGCGCAATGGCAACTTTCATCCCCGAAAGGGCACCTCGTACCAGGACAAGTTCCCCAACGAGGAACGCAAAGACGGCAAGGACGACAAGCTCAAGTTCgtggaggaggacttt CCTTCGCTCAACCCTGAAACAACTGGAAAGCCTGGGACTCAGATGAGAGCGGTGGCTCCACATGCTGGAGTTTGGG AAAACCCCCCGAGTGGCAAACAAATGGTGTCCAAAATGCTGGTAATCAAGAAGGTTTCAAAGGAGGACCCCAGCACAGCCTTCTCTGCGGGGTTTGCCACCGCTGGCGCCTTGCCAACCAACGGCAGCAAAGCTCCCATCACAGGCTCCAGCGTTTACAAGAACCTGGTCCCAAAGCCTGCTGTGGCCCCCACCAAA AGCACCCAGTGGAAATCCGGTGGTAGAGAGATCACTAAGTCTGGTCTTCACATGCCAGGCCGAGATTCAGTCTTCACCAGCCCTGTCTCTGCAGCCAAACCCAGCACCCCTGTCAGTGCACCACAGCACAACACCCCGAAAGAG CACCCTTCCAGCACGACTCCTCCCATAGACATCGCCCCGTCAAGGCTGAAGCTGATGCGCCGCGGTCCAGACCGTAAGAGCGAGTTTCTGCGGGCTTTGAAGGACGAGGGCACTGGAGAGCTGACGACAAGCAGCAGCCCGGGAACATCAGGAGAG GGAGAAAGCAGCACCCCAGAGCCCAAAGCGTACAGCGAGGAGGTCTGTCATGAAAACGGCCTGTCCTACTCCCTCAGTGACTCAGACACCGAGCACCTGTCCAGCTCCCTGGAGGCAGAGCACCG GTTGCTGAAGGCCATGGGCTGGCAGGAGTACCCGGAAAACGATGACAACTTCCTGCCGCTGACAGAGGACGAGTTGAGAGAGTTCCAGACTAAAACTGAACAG ctgaagagGAACGGCATGCAGAGGAACGGGGCTCTCCCGAGGGCGCGGGGTGTCACCCTCCACTTCACCCCCTGGAGGAGTGTGGCGGAGGCGAATGTCGAGGAGGGCTCCGAATCCGAAACCAGTAGCAGCAGCCAGACCTCTGACGACGACGACTGCATCAAATCCTAA
- the LOC121520338 gene encoding histone-binding protein N1/N2-like: MEEANKLIGTGKKHLVMGKVVEAVSSLQEACGMLAKKYGDTADECGEAFYWCGKALLDLARMENSVLGNALEGVPEGEEDEEKPKDSNVDGTENIDEKTRDELRVQVYDAMAEKKDEEKKDSDKEDGKESEDKEKNGDVEKAEAGDEEQKEEKAEEEKKNEPGSKSESEEKTEKDKEAEEQTEDKEEEAGDGEEEEEEDGEDAEMDCDGEEQGEGEGDGPAEKDSDDEDEVGNLQLAWEMLEVAKVIYKRKEAKEDQLMAAQTHLKLGEVSVESGNYTQALEDFQECLKLQVKHLDSDSRLLAETHYHLGVTYSLNMQYTQAIKSLQSSINAIKSRLDKLKELLDKAEGPEALPDERKEMEELKALLPEIQEKVEDATEAQKTASTAAEAMKGVLDGGSTSSAFPGTAVENTDTSPNAKINGTTNGVSSTNGHTSKAPVSDISHLVRKKRKPEESPVKEGVVKKVKQDADQTNGEQEAHTNGDTNGHAAEVKSQ, from the exons ATGGAGGAGGCAAACAAGCTCATCGGCACCGGCAAGAAGCACCTGGTGATGGGAAAGGTGGTGGAGGCGGTGAGCTCCCTGCAGGAGGCCTGCGGCATGCT AGCTAAGAAGTACGGAGATACGGCAGACGAGTGTGGAGAAGCTTTCTATTGGTGTGGAAAAGCTCTTCTGGATTTGGCTCG GATGGAGAACTCAGTCCTGGGAAACGCTCTAGAAGGAGTACCAGAGGGTGAGGAAGATGAGGAAAAACCCAAAGACTCCAATGTTGACGGCACAGAAAACATTGATG AGAAGACAAGAGATGAGCTGAGGGTTCAGGTGTATGATGCCATGGCTGAgaagaaagatgaagagaaaaaagactCAGATAAAGAGGATGGAAAGGAAAGCgaagataaagagaaaaatggtGATGTAGAAAAAGCAGAGGCTGGTGATGAAgaacagaaagaagaaaaagcggaggaggagaagaagaatgaGCCTGGGAGCAAATCTGAAAGtgaagaaaagactgaaaaggaCAAGGAGGCAGAGGAACAAACGGAGGATAAAGAAGAGGAGGCAGGAG acggggaggaggaggaggaggaagatggtGAGGATGCAGAAATGGACTGTGATGGAGAGGAGCAAGGTGAAGGGGAGGGAGACGGCCCAGCTGAAAAG gacagtgatgatgaagatgaggtGGGAAACCTGCAGCTTGCATGGGAGATGCTAGAAGTGGCTAAAGTAATCTATAAAAG gaaAGAAGCCAAAGAGGATCAACTCATGGCGGCTCAGACTCACTTAAAACTGGGAGAAGTTTCTGTTGAATCAG GAAACTACACTCAGGCGCTGGAGGACTTCCAGGAGTGTCTGAAGCTGCAGGTGAAGCACCTGGACTCTGACAGCCGCCTGCTGGCTGAGACGCACTACCATCTGGGTGTGACCTACAGCTTAAACATGCAGTACACCCAAGCCATCAAATCGCTGCAGAGCTCCATCAACGCCATCAAGAGCCGGCTGG ACAAACTTAAGGAGCTGCTGGATAAGGCCGAGGGTCCAGAAGCTCTGCCTGATGAGAGGAAAGAGATGGAGGAGCTGAAGGCGCTATTGCCAGAGATCCAGGAGAAGGTGGAGGACGCTACAGAGGCTCAGAAAACGGCGAGTACCGCCGCCGAGGCCATGAAGGGGGTGCTG GATGGAGGCTCCACTTCTTCTGCTTTCCCTGGAACTGCTGTTGAAAACACCGACACATCACCTAATGCCAAG ATTAACGGCACAACAAACGGAGTCAGCTCCACTAACGGACACACCTCAAAAGCTCCAGTCTCAGATATTTCCCACCTGGTCAGGAAGAAG AGGAAACCAGAGGAGAGTCCAGTGAAGGAGGGCGTGGTGAAGAAGGTAAAGCAGGATGCCGATCAGACTAATGGAGAACAAGAGGCTCACACCAACGGAGATACTAATGGCCACGCTGCAGAGGTCAAGAG tcagTGA